A segment of the Populus nigra chromosome 12, ddPopNigr1.1, whole genome shotgun sequence genome:
GCTATGAAGTTTTAGAGTAACACTCTTATTCATAATTAGTAGTTAGTAGAATACTTAATACTTTTTGACACAAGTGATTCATTGCGATGTAACGTTCTGAACCTTCCAAACAAATCAAAGGAGAGAAGACGGGCATTTCTTTTGCAGAAATCTCTTGGAAAAATAAAGTTCTTACTCCTTTCACCAAGAACTCCTGAAACAtcatacttgcatttaaagAAACGGCTGCATCATAAGCAACTCCAACTGAAGGGTTGAGAGGGAGAGCCTATAAGATGCCAATTATCccaccaaaagaaaaaattgattaaactccAAGTTGATTCGTAGTATATCCTTTGTAGGCTCTGTAATTGCTATAAAATGCATGAATTCTGATAAAAGTAACATATAAGagcattttgttttcttaccaCACAATTAAACACACTAACTAGAAAGATATCTTGGGATACAGTTCTGAACTAGTTTCACATGTTGCAGGGAAACAACAATCAAGTATTCGGCATATATAAGGGGTTTAGGGGATACCCTTCTTAAATTAGTATCGGAGGCTCTTGGACTCCATCCTAATTATCTGATTGAATTTGGGTGCGCTAAAGGGCTCAAGATTATGTGCCATTACTATCCACCGTGCCCTGAGCCCAACCGAACTCTGGGAAGCAAACCGCATACTGATCCTGACTTCTTGACTATCCTTATGCAAGACCATATTGGTGGTCTCCAAGTTTTTCATCAGAATCAATGGATTAATGTCCCTCCAATTCCAGGAGCTTTTGTAATTAACGCTGGTGACCTTCTACAGGTTAGTACCTTGTTCTTGTGATTTCTTTCACATACATCTTTTCACCTTTGTCTGCAATTGACAAATTATTGTATCAAAACAGCTTATATCAAATGGAAAGTTCAAGAGCGTTGAGCACAGGGTGCTGGCTAATCACAATGGCCCAAGAATATCAGTGGCCAGCTTCTTTGCTATTTATGACAGGATTTGTGGTCCAATAAAAGAGTTGCTATCGGATGAAAATCCTCCGTTGTACAAGGAAGTCCCTCTCATGGAATACATTACTCAATACATGTGGAAAGAACAAGATGGAGGAATAACCACACTTGATCGTTTCAGGCTGTGATTTTGGAAATTAGAGTACGTTGAAGTCTACTTACTCACTCCATTTCAGTCATTCCAAAATTTTACATCTGAGCAGCCTCTGCTCGGGGAATTCATAACATTTAAGTTTCTGGTGGTGTTTGATAAGCATTGAATGCGCATTTGTGTGTTGCAGTCAAGAAtttatgcttgattttttttgtttcagttaATTTCAGTGATGCACTTGAGAAACCGAACCATTTAGCATATCAGATTACTCTGTGTTGTATGACTCTGTGTTGTATGGTAGTGGCAGCTACACACCTATCTACATGATCTTATTCTTGTCGTTTTAGCTAAACCATGAAGTAATAAATTGATAAGACTATTATACTCTTGCCAAGGACAGCTAAATAACTGAATTGACAAAACAAATTctattttcttgaatattttcaaatcaataaaaggaagaaatcaagaaattgaATGACCCAAGACAATCAGTTCAAGAACACTGAGCACACGGTGATGGCTAGTCACC
Coding sequences within it:
- the LOC133670091 gene encoding 1-aminocyclopropane-1-carboxylate oxidase homolog 1-like, whose product is MESSETQLDLVQNGSGYDIEKEIKAFDESKAGVKGLVDSGIVKIPPFFVVPEKVVSSQPTPAHLQIPVIDLEDIRDDPVRHEKVIKEIRSALEIWGFFQVVNHGVSKDITEGMIEGVKGFHEETNEVKREYYTRDVKKKVTYTSNTLIHKTKAADWKDTLYFRMAPDSPRPEELPVVCRETTIKYSAYIRGLGDTLLKLVSEALGLHPNYLIEFGCAKGLKIMCHYYPPCPEPNRTLGSKPHTDPDFLTILMQDHIGGLQVFHQNQWINVPPIPGAFVINAGDLLQLISNGKFKSVEHRVLANHNGPRISVASFFAIYDRICGPIKELLSDENPPLYKEVPLMEYITQYMWKEQDGGITTLDRFRL